The following DNA comes from Sphingobium sp. TKS.
GGGACCGGCTGAAGGAATGGCTCTCGGCCGCCCTGATCGGGCTGGGCCTGATCTTCGCCGCGGCCCTCGCCTACCAGTGGGCGAAGGAACCCAAGATTGAACAGCGGCTATACGGCTGCACCGCACGATGGGACGCCAAAACAGGCAAGTGCAAAGGCGACTGGGTGCCGTTGCAGGCAAGGGAATGACCGACGCCCTTCAAATCAGCCCGACGACAAGGAGCAAGGCGCGGTCCACGGCCTTCATCCGCTCATCGTCAAGCCGCCCGAAAGGCTTGCTGATTTTCGAGCGGGGCAGGGTCGAGAGCTTGTCCACCATCACCTGCGAGAGCACACGCAACCCATTGGCGTTGTCCGGCTCGACGGTGATGCGAAAGGCAGCGTCGCGCACGGCGCTGGTGATCGGGCAGATCACGAGGCTTTCCAGCTCGGCCAAAAGATTCGACTGCACAATGAGGGCCGGGCGAGGCTTGCCGTAGTCACCTTGCAACGAAACCGCGACAATATCGCCTCGCTTCACTGCCAGCCCTCGACCTGCGCCGCCGCTTCCTCGACAAACCGCAGCGCGTCCAGCTCCGCCGGGTCGCCCTTCAACTTCAAGCATTGCTGGCGCACACGCTCCGCGAAGTCAGCCCCGCGCGTGTCGGGAACCCAGAATTGGACGGGCCGAAACCCCGCCGCACGCATCCGCTGGCGGTGCCGATCTACCTTGTCAGCCCTTTGCTTGATCGCGGCCATGTGAATCTCCATAGGTATCATGCTAAGTTACATGATACCTCTTTGACTGCTCCCCCGCAAGTTCCTTCACTCCGATTTGCCTCTGGCGTCCCGCAGGGGCGCCGCCGAGCCTTTGGATGGCACAAAAGCCACCCCCAAGC
Coding sequences within:
- a CDS encoding type II toxin-antitoxin system PemK/MazF family toxin, whose amino-acid sequence is MKRGDIVAVSLQGDYGKPRPALIVQSNLLAELESLVICPITSAVRDAAFRITVEPDNANGLRVLSQVMVDKLSTLPRSKISKPFGRLDDERMKAVDRALLLVVGLI
- a CDS encoding antitoxin MazE family protein, encoding MAAIKQRADKVDRHRQRMRAAGFRPVQFWVPDTRGADFAERVRQQCLKLKGDPAELDALRFVEEAAAQVEGWQ